A window of Deinococcus betulae contains these coding sequences:
- a CDS encoding glycine-rich domain-containing protein — MSIATFPASIVPASVTVTVGAGGAGAAAVTVNSTAGNSGSSGSVASSFGTLVVAAQGGGGGGGSTSSGASGPGSAAQWPGGTGAGATSTASPSTPVAVQVAASGGGAGGGFTTANGTLPAALGGSYPRGHGQFGTGGGSISGTQGTNGGNGANVTSGLPFGAPGGGGGMSNSAGNAGSGGNGGWPGGGGGGGGASVDSVGNGGAGGNGSNGCVIVIAYP; from the coding sequence GTGAGTATCGCCACCTTCCCAGCCAGCATCGTCCCCGCGAGCGTCACAGTCACGGTAGGCGCTGGCGGGGCAGGAGCAGCGGCCGTCACCGTCAACAGCACTGCGGGTAACAGTGGCAGCTCAGGCAGCGTCGCCAGTTCGTTCGGGACCCTGGTAGTGGCGGCCCAGGGCGGCGGGGGTGGGGGAGGCAGCACCAGCAGCGGCGCCTCTGGGCCCGGTTCTGCCGCGCAGTGGCCTGGCGGGACGGGTGCCGGAGCCACGAGTACCGCGAGCCCTTCTACCCCTGTGGCGGTGCAGGTCGCAGCGTCTGGTGGAGGTGCAGGGGGCGGCTTCACGACGGCCAACGGCACACTGCCCGCCGCCCTGGGTGGGAGTTATCCCAGGGGCCACGGGCAATTCGGCACCGGTGGTGGCAGCATCTCTGGCACGCAGGGCACCAATGGGGGCAACGGTGCGAACGTCACGTCCGGCCTGCCTTTTGGCGCACCAGGCGGTGGCGGAGGGATGAGCAACAGTGCGGGAAACGCGGGCAGTGGTGGCAATGGCGGCTGGCCGGGTGGCGGGGGTGGTGGCGGCGGCGCCTCGGTGGATAGCGTTGGCAATGGTGGCGCCGGTGGGAACGGCAGCAACGGCTGCGTCATCGTGATTGCGTATCCCTGA